A window of Aeromicrobium sp. Root236 contains these coding sequences:
- the gcvT gene encoding glycine cleavage system aminomethyltransferase GcvT: MDLLHSPLHDRHVALGAKLAEFGGWDMPLEYAGGGVLAEHKAVREAVGLFDVSHLGKALVRGTGAADFVNQCLTNDLGRIETGKAQYTLCCDEDGGTVDDLIAYLRSDFEVFLIPNAANTAAVVARLQAAAPEGIEVTDQHRDFAVLAIQGPLSDEVLTSLDLPVDHEYMSFADATIAGQDITVCRTGYTGERGYELVVPSASAGEVWDAVIAAGEPYGIRACGLGARDTLRTEMGYPLHGHELSLEISPVMARAGWAVGWNKPAFWGKEVLERQRAEKTVRTLRGLLSQGRGIPRPGMKVQDEDGGELGEITSGTFSPTLRQGIALALLEPSVADGATVIVDVRGRSEAFTVTKPPFVQPSTKEV, from the coding sequence ATGGATCTGCTGCATTCGCCGTTGCACGACCGCCACGTCGCCCTGGGCGCCAAGCTCGCCGAGTTCGGCGGCTGGGACATGCCGCTCGAGTACGCCGGCGGTGGCGTGCTCGCCGAGCACAAGGCCGTACGCGAGGCCGTCGGCCTGTTCGACGTGAGTCACCTCGGCAAGGCGCTGGTGCGTGGCACGGGTGCTGCCGACTTCGTCAACCAGTGCCTCACCAACGACCTCGGGCGCATCGAGACCGGCAAGGCGCAGTACACCCTGTGCTGCGACGAGGACGGTGGCACCGTCGACGACCTCATCGCCTACCTGCGCAGCGACTTCGAGGTCTTCCTGATCCCCAACGCGGCTAACACCGCCGCCGTCGTCGCCCGGTTGCAGGCCGCGGCGCCGGAGGGCATCGAGGTCACCGACCAGCACCGCGACTTCGCCGTGCTGGCGATCCAGGGCCCCCTGAGCGACGAGGTGCTGACGTCCCTAGACCTGCCGGTCGACCACGAGTACATGTCGTTCGCCGACGCCACGATCGCCGGCCAGGACATCACGGTGTGCCGCACGGGCTACACCGGTGAGCGGGGCTACGAGCTGGTCGTCCCCTCGGCATCGGCCGGCGAGGTCTGGGATGCCGTCATCGCGGCGGGGGAGCCGTACGGCATCCGCGCCTGCGGCCTCGGCGCGCGCGACACCCTGCGTACGGAGATGGGCTACCCGCTGCACGGCCACGAGCTGTCGCTCGAGATCAGCCCCGTCATGGCGCGTGCCGGCTGGGCCGTCGGCTGGAACAAGCCGGCGTTCTGGGGCAAGGAGGTGCTCGAGCGTCAGCGCGCGGAGAAGACCGTCCGCACGCTGCGCGGACTGCTCTCGCAGGGCCGTGGCATTCCGCGCCCAGGCATGAAGGTCCAGGACGAGGACGGCGGCGAGCTCGGCGAGATCACCTCCGGCACGTTCTCGCCGACGCTGCGCCAGGGCATCGCGCTGGCGCTCCTCGAGCCGTCAGTCGCTGACGGCGCGACCGTGATCGTCGACGTACGCGGGCGCTCCGAGGCGTTCACGGTGACCAAGCCGCCCTTCGTGCAACCGTCGACCAAGGAGGTCTGA
- a CDS encoding DUF3043 domain-containing protein, with protein MVDETEAGKGRRTPTRKEAEAARKKQMKVPVSRKEQAKRERAAREEIRLKQREALKTGDEKYLPARERGPVRKFCRDYVDRRWNVGEFLLPLLIIILVALYIAPVLTSLLWAVMLVAFGIDELILIRGLRKELKKRFKPEETRGATPYTFFRSTQLRRFRLPKPQLERGEALAQRY; from the coding sequence GTGGTAGACGAGACAGAGGCCGGCAAGGGGCGTCGCACACCGACGCGCAAAGAGGCCGAAGCGGCGCGCAAGAAGCAGATGAAGGTCCCGGTCTCCCGCAAGGAGCAGGCCAAGCGTGAACGCGCCGCCCGCGAGGAGATCCGGCTCAAGCAGCGCGAGGCGCTCAAGACCGGTGACGAGAAGTACCTGCCGGCTCGCGAGCGCGGGCCGGTGCGCAAGTTCTGCCGCGACTACGTCGACCGCCGCTGGAACGTCGGAGAGTTCCTGCTCCCCCTGCTCATCATCATCCTGGTGGCGTTGTACATCGCGCCGGTGCTCACCTCACTGCTGTGGGCCGTGATGCTGGTGGCGTTCGGCATCGACGAGCTCATCCTGATCCGCGGACTGCGCAAGGAGCTCAAGAAGCGGTTCAAGCCCGAGGAGACGCGCGGCGCGACGCCGTACACGTTCTTCCGCAGCACGCAGCTGCGCCGCTTCCGGCTGCCGAAGCCGCAGCTCGAGCGCGGCGAGGCGCTCGCTCAGCGCTACTGA
- a CDS encoding PspA/IM30 family protein, with translation MSIGKRIARIFRSRRFRGDDVEALKDKLDETYRTQTALLQQVRRGVADVATSRKRVEIQLAALDQQAAQLDDEARQAVAQGNDDEARAILTRKVTLEKAAADLKARHADLESEEAKLEATELKVAQEVEDFRVRKDTLAARHTAAAARAEINSASRGINSSVSDVGQAVESAERRTRELEATADAVDELVADGIISKPGESADEAQRRQFDTALDSAEVDRQLEQITTPRKDDDGSNPVQR, from the coding sequence ATGAGCATCGGCAAGCGCATCGCCCGGATCTTCCGTTCGCGGCGTTTTCGCGGCGATGACGTCGAGGCTCTCAAGGACAAGCTTGACGAGACCTATCGCACCCAGACGGCGCTGCTTCAGCAGGTGCGTCGCGGCGTCGCGGACGTCGCGACGAGCCGCAAGCGGGTCGAGATCCAGCTGGCTGCGCTCGACCAGCAGGCTGCCCAGCTCGACGACGAGGCCCGCCAGGCCGTGGCCCAGGGCAACGACGACGAGGCCCGGGCGATCCTCACCCGCAAGGTGACGCTCGAGAAGGCCGCCGCCGACCTCAAGGCCCGGCACGCCGACCTCGAGTCCGAGGAGGCCAAGCTGGAGGCGACCGAGCTCAAGGTCGCGCAGGAGGTCGAGGACTTCCGCGTCCGCAAGGACACCTTGGCGGCGCGGCACACCGCAGCTGCCGCACGCGCCGAGATCAACAGCGCTTCTCGCGGCATCAACTCCTCGGTGAGCGACGTCGGACAGGCCGTCGAGTCGGCCGAACGCCGTACCCGTGAGCTCGAGGCCACGGCCGACGCGGTCGACGAGCTGGTCGCCGACGGCATCATCAGCAAGCCCGGCGAGAGCGCCGACGAGGCGCAGCGCCGGCAGTTCGACACCGCGCTCGACAGCGCCGAGGTCGACCGACAGCTCGAGCAGATCACCACCCCCAGGAAGGACGACGATGGCTCGAACCCGGTTCAGAGGTGA
- the htpX gene encoding zinc metalloprotease HtpX: protein MARTRFRGDSGLTLRMGGVGLGLGALYVAFGAILYTLTPLGSFGIVIVLGIAWGQWYFSDSLALKSMGAKVVEPEQAPELHAMIDRLCALADMPKPRVAVAETDMPNAFATGRSPKHSSVCVTTGIMQRLDADELEGVLAHELSHVANRDVTVMTVASSIGLLAGFITRWGMYAGNIFGSRNNKNSGAVFLVVFLVSMIVYFVSFVLTRSLSRYRELSADRSGAYLTGRPSKLSSALVKISGDMARIPNRDLREGQAISAFFFAPAINRESIGALFSTHPPLQQRLDQLAKVSAELSEQG from the coding sequence ATGGCTCGAACCCGGTTCAGAGGTGACAGCGGACTGACGCTGCGGATGGGCGGTGTGGGACTCGGTCTCGGCGCCCTCTACGTCGCGTTCGGTGCAATCCTCTACACCCTCACTCCGCTCGGCTCCTTCGGAATCGTCATCGTCCTCGGCATCGCCTGGGGGCAGTGGTACTTCTCGGACTCCCTGGCGCTCAAGTCGATGGGCGCCAAGGTCGTCGAGCCCGAGCAGGCGCCCGAGCTGCACGCGATGATCGACCGCTTGTGCGCGCTCGCCGACATGCCCAAGCCGCGGGTGGCCGTCGCGGAGACCGACATGCCCAACGCGTTCGCGACCGGCCGATCGCCCAAGCACTCGTCGGTCTGCGTGACGACCGGCATCATGCAACGCCTCGACGCCGACGAGCTCGAGGGTGTGCTCGCGCACGAGCTGTCCCACGTCGCCAACCGGGACGTCACGGTCATGACCGTCGCCTCGTCGATCGGACTGCTCGCCGGGTTCATCACCCGCTGGGGCATGTACGCCGGCAACATCTTCGGCAGCCGCAACAACAAGAACAGCGGCGCGGTGTTCCTGGTCGTGTTCCTCGTCAGCATGATCGTCTACTTCGTGAGCTTCGTCCTGACCCGCTCGCTGTCGCGCTACCGCGAGCTCAGCGCCGACCGGAGCGGCGCGTACCTGACCGGCCGGCCGTCCAAGCTGTCGTCGGCGCTGGTCAAGATCTCCGGCGACATGGCGCGCATCCCCAACCGCGACCTCCGCGAGGGCCAGGCGATCAGTGCGTTCTTCTTCGCGCCGGCCATCAACCGGGAGTCGATCGGCGCGTTGTTCTCCACGCACCCGCCGCTGCAGCAGCGCCTCGACCAGCTCGCCAAGGTCAGCGCCGAGCTGTCCGAGCAGGGCTAG
- a CDS encoding aminotransferase class I/II-fold pyridoxal phosphate-dependent enzyme — protein sequence MTFDTLSSDQIQALLDEQTAAYETLKASGLKLDLTRGKPSPAQLDLSNELLSMPGPDFTDAAGTDTRNYGGLTGLTELREIFAPIMQVPVDQVVAGDNASLAMMHDNLVFALFHGVADSEQPWGVEEAVKFICPVPGYDRHFALLEEYGIEMLPVDLLDDGPDVAAVRELVKDPAVKGMWLVPTYSNPTGAVVSEAVAAELAALETAAPDFRIFWDNAYAVHHLTDEHTKTADILGLCSASGHPNRPVIFASTSKVTFAGSGVCFLGSSAANIEWYLKHLGKRTIGPDKVNQLRHARFLKSVDGVHALMDRHREILAPKFQAVVDILKARLGDYAVASWTEPKGGYFVSLDVVDGTASRVIQLAREAGVAMTPAGAAFPYGDDPRDRNIRIAPSYPSPEELAAAIDVLATCVLIAACEQALAQ from the coding sequence GTGACGTTCGACACCCTTTCCAGTGACCAGATCCAGGCTCTCCTCGACGAGCAGACCGCGGCCTACGAGACGCTCAAGGCCTCAGGGCTCAAGCTCGACCTGACGCGCGGCAAGCCGTCGCCGGCGCAGCTCGACCTGTCCAACGAGCTGCTGTCGATGCCCGGGCCGGACTTCACCGACGCGGCCGGCACCGACACCCGCAACTACGGCGGCCTCACCGGGTTGACCGAGCTGCGGGAGATCTTCGCGCCGATCATGCAGGTGCCCGTCGACCAGGTCGTCGCCGGCGACAACGCGAGTCTCGCGATGATGCACGACAACCTCGTGTTCGCGCTGTTCCACGGCGTCGCCGACTCCGAGCAGCCGTGGGGGGTCGAGGAGGCGGTCAAGTTCATCTGCCCCGTGCCCGGCTACGACCGGCACTTCGCCCTGCTCGAGGAGTACGGCATCGAGATGCTGCCGGTCGACCTGCTCGACGACGGACCGGACGTCGCGGCCGTGCGCGAGCTGGTCAAGGACCCGGCGGTCAAGGGCATGTGGCTCGTCCCGACCTACAGCAACCCGACGGGGGCGGTCGTCAGCGAGGCGGTTGCCGCAGAGCTCGCGGCGCTCGAGACCGCGGCGCCGGACTTCCGGATCTTCTGGGACAACGCGTACGCCGTGCACCACCTCACCGACGAGCACACCAAGACCGCCGACATCCTCGGCCTGTGCTCCGCCTCGGGTCATCCCAACCGCCCGGTGATCTTCGCGTCCACGTCCAAGGTCACGTTCGCGGGCTCGGGCGTGTGCTTCCTCGGCAGCTCCGCCGCTAACATCGAGTGGTACCTCAAGCACCTCGGCAAGCGCACGATCGGCCCCGACAAGGTCAACCAGCTCCGCCACGCCAGGTTCCTCAAGAGCGTCGACGGCGTGCACGCGCTGATGGACCGTCACCGCGAGATCCTGGCGCCCAAGTTCCAGGCCGTCGTCGACATCCTCAAGGCCCGTCTGGGTGACTACGCCGTCGCGAGCTGGACCGAGCCCAAGGGTGGCTACTTCGTCAGCCTCGACGTCGTGGACGGCACCGCGTCGCGGGTCATCCAGCTCGCCCGCGAGGCCGGCGTCGCGATGACTCCGGCCGGTGCGGCGTTCCCGTACGGCGACGACCCCCGCGACCGCAACATCCGCATCGCTCCGTCCTACCCCTCGCCCGAGGAGCTGGCCGCCGCGATCGACGTGCTCGCGACCTGCGTGCTGATCGCCGCGTGCGAGCAAGCGCTCGCCCAGTAG